One window of the Trifolium pratense cultivar HEN17-A07 linkage group LG2, ARS_RC_1.1, whole genome shotgun sequence genome contains the following:
- the LOC123904814 gene encoding homeobox-leucine zipper protein HDG1-like codes for MVTMNEEAMENPITCSSCEEKQLRAENARLKKKLARVCALDAMKELIKLAEPDSILWIKSPDNEKEVFNHDEYERRRSSFNSPKPNGFVTEATRETVLLCTNTAALIETFLDADRWAEMFPSMIVGAETLDVLSNGIDGTRNGSMQLMHAEIQLPTPLVPVREYKFIRFCKQHADGKWAVVDFSFDFGRNCPNGDPNMSCKKLPSGCILQDMPNGFCKITWVDHSQYDESPVHQIYRPLVNSGMAFGAHRWVATLKRHCESHAILMSAVPSQDPEVICPSGKRTMSKLAQHMSDYFWSGICPSSASQWDILPINNLRNGDIRFMSRLIQDASGENRSIVLSASTSVWMPVSRKMVFDFLCDAQMRGEWDVLSNGEHEMVHIAKGEEIGNSISILANSGNMLYLQDSWTDSFGSMIVYSPISMQSLSMLLNGGDPSSVPLFPSGFSILPDGHSSNNTIIETSSDGSGSDNDDNNNNNGCLLTFGLQLQILLDSQPTSKFAYESVESINELISCTIKKVKEALGVE; via the exons ATGGTGACGATGAACGAAGAAGCTATGGAAAATCCAATCACATGCAGCAGTTGTGAGGAAAAGCAGCTTAGAGCTGAAAATGCTCGACTGAAGAAGAAACTGGCTCGAGTGTGTGCCTTAGATGCTATGAAGGAACTAATCAAGTTGGCAGAACCAGATTCCATTCTCTGGATCAAGAGTCCAGACAACGAGAAAGAAGTGTTTAATCACGACGAGTATGAACGGAGGCGTTCTTCTTTTAACTCTCCGAAACCAAATGGTTTTGTAACTGAAGCTACAAGAGAGACTGTGCTGTTATGCACCAACACTGCTGCACTGATTGAAACATTTCTTGATGCG gatCGATGGGCGGAGATGTTTCCGTCTATGATTGTTGGAGCTGAAACATTGGATGTATTATCTAATGGAATTGATGGAACCAGAAATGGATCTATGCAACTG ATGCATGCTGAGATTCAATTGCCTACTCCTTTGGTGCCGGTTCGAGAATACAAATTCATCAGGTTTTGCAAGCAGCATGCTGATGGTAAATGGGCTGTCGTTGATTTTTCGTTCGACTTTGGTCGTAATTGTCCCAATGGAGACCCTAACATGAGCTGTAAGAAGCTTCCCTCTGGCTGTATTTTGCAGGACATGCCCAATGGTTTTTGCAAG ATAACTTGGGTGGATCATTCTCAATATGATGAGAGTCCTGTCCACCAAATCTATCGTCCATTGGTTAACTCCGGCATGGCATTTGGTGCTCATAGATGGGTTGCAACTCTCAAGAGGCACTGTGAATCCCATGCCATCCTCATGTCTGCCGTACCGTCTCAAGACCCTGAAG tcATATGCCCATCTGGCAAGAGAACCATGTCAAAGCTTGCGCAGCATATGTCCGATTACTTCTGGTCTGGAATTTGTCCTTCGTCGGCTTCCCAATGGGACATCCTTCCCATTAATAACTTGCGCAATGGCGACATAAGATTCATGTCCCGTTTAATTCAGGATGCCTCTGGCGAAAATCGTAGCATTGTGCTAAGTGCTTCAACTTCTGTTTGGATGCCGGTGTCGCGgaaaatggtgtttgatttccTCTGTGATGCACAAATGAGAGGTGAATGGGATGTTTTGTCCAATGGTGAGCATGAGATGGTCCACATTGCTAAAGGAGAAGAAATTGGAAATTCAATTTCTATCCTT gCTAATTCGGGCAACATGCTATATCTACAAGATTCATGGACCGATAGTTTTGGCTCGATGATCGTGTATTCTCCGATCAGCATGCAATCCTTGAGCATGCTTTTGAATGGTGGAGATCCTTCATCTGTTCCTCTTTTTCCTTCTGGCTTTTCAATTCTTCCGGATGGCCATTCAAGTAACAACACCATCATCGAAACTTCAAGTGACGGTAGTGGCAGCGACAACgacgacaacaacaacaacaacggaTGCTTGCTCACATTTGGATTACAATTACAAATTTTACTGGATAGCCAGCCAACAAGTAAGTTCGCATATGAATCAGTTGAAAGCATTAATGAACTCATCTCATGCACCATTAAGAAGGTCAAAGAGGCTCTTGGAGTTGAATGA
- the LOC123905947 gene encoding protein ROOT PRIMORDIUM DEFECTIVE 1 produces the protein MRIFNFRITKFIKQNLENSQCIHHQQYNPNPYFNSIREMSQSTSIPKKQLRIRDHGYDNYMEIEKKTRKVLKFQSLILSEPNQSIAIPRLETLAFRIGFTRHESSAFILKFPHVFEIFEHPVQRILFCRLTRKAILQIEQERLALADQLSHAVTRLRKMLMMSNDRRLRLEHVRIARSALGLPDDFEYSVVLRYPEFFRLVDAKETRNKYIELVEYDPKLATCAIEDARERVYRERGSEAEDIRFSFLIDFPPGFKIGKYFRVAMWKWQRVPYWSPYEDVSGYDLRSIEAQKRMEKRAVATIHELLSLTVEKKITLERIAHFRMAMNLPKKLKEFLLQHQGIFYISTRGNNGKLHTVFLREAYRKGELVEPNDLYLARRKLAELVILSPRKATVDRELIGHRRSKLDDEMGQVTRAYVEDACGDLKGGDGVGQAEDAEDDLSSDIGSDVDSGDEDDDFDDSVSMQMKSLE, from the coding sequence atgcGAATCTTCAATTTTCGAATCACCAAATTCATAAAGCAAAATCTCGAAAATTCTCAATGTATTCATCACCAGCAATACAATCCCAATCCCTATTTCAATTCGATTAGAGAAATGTCTCAATCCACATCAATCCCTAAAAAACAACTACGAATTCGCGATCATGGTTACGATAATTACATGGAAATCGAGAAGAAAACTCGTAAAGTTCTCAAATTTCAGAGCCTTATACTCTCTGAACCAAACCAATCAATCGCAATTCCTCGTCTTGAAACCTTAGCTTTTCGAATTGGCTTCACGCGCCATGAATCAAGCGCGTTTATTCTTAAATTCCCACATGTGTTCGAAATCTTCGAGCACCCGGTTCAGCGGATTCTCTTCTGCAGGTTAACCCGAAAAGCAATCCTCCAGATTGAACAGGAGCGTCTTGCACTTGCGGATCAGCTCTCACACGCTGTCACACGCCTCCGTAAGATGCTCATGATGTCGAATGATCGCCGGTTGCGCCTGGAGCACGTGAGGATTGCGCGCTCTGCCCTTGGATTACCGGATGATTTTGAATACTCGGTTGTTTTGAGGTATCCTGAATTTTTTCGCTTAGTTGATGCTAAAGAAACTAGAAACAAGTACATTGAGCTTGTTGAATATGACCCTAAGTTAGCAACTTGTGCAATTGAAGATGCTAGGGAGAGAGTTTATAGAGAGAGAGGTAGTGAAGCTGAAGATATTAGGTTTTCATTTTTGATTGATTTTCCACCTGGTTTTAAGATTGGCAAGTATTTTAGAGTTGCAATGTGGAAGTGGCAAAGGGTACCTTATTGGTCACCTTATGAGGATGTTTCTGGCTATGATTTGAGGTCCATTGAAGCACAAAAGAGAATGGAGAAAAGGGCTGTTGCTACCATTCATGAATTGTTATCCTTAACTGTGGAGAAGAAGATTACTTTGGAGAGGATTGCGCATTTTCGGATGGCGATGAACTTGCCGAAGAAGTTGAAGGAGTTTTTACTTCAGCATCAGGGGATTTTCTATATTTCCACTAGAGGGAATAATGGGAAGCTTCACACTGTTTTTCTTAGGGAGGCTTATAGGAAAGGTGAGTTAGTTGAGCCTAATGATTTATATTTGGCGCGGCGGAAGCTTGCCGAGCTTGTGATTTTGAGCCCACGGAAAGCTACGGTTGATAGGGAATTGATTGGGCATAGGAGGAGCAAGTTAGATGATGAGATGGGGCAAGTAACTCGAGCTTATGTTGAGGATGCTTGTGGAGACTTAAAGGGTGGAGATGGTGTGGGGCAAGCTGAGGATGCAGAAGATGATTTGTCATCGGATATTGGTTCTGATGTTGATTCTGGAGACGAGGATGATGATTTTGATGATAGTGTATCAATGCAAATGAAATCTCTTGAGTGA